The proteins below come from a single Halobacillus salinarum genomic window:
- a CDS encoding helix-turn-helix domain-containing protein: MDELSHKNNPKKFALNMSAAQFTKFYIMHLLQVSEPMISEHFKKEFHKLTTNWIPAPSTLLDTLHEMTEEGFLARKEDYKSHEKKRQKVYWYYLTDLGKEEFDILKKRYKILFEEQLHILNKIMKDVYK, encoded by the coding sequence GTGGATGAGTTGTCTCATAAAAATAATCCAAAAAAATTTGCACTTAATATGAGTGCAGCCCAATTTACGAAATTTTACATTATGCATTTGCTGCAAGTAAGCGAGCCGATGATTAGTGAACATTTTAAAAAAGAATTTCATAAATTGACAACAAATTGGATCCCTGCGCCTTCGACATTACTGGATACACTTCATGAAATGACAGAGGAAGGCTTTCTGGCTAGGAAAGAGGACTATAAATCCCATGAAAAAAAGCGTCAGAAAGTATATTGGTATTATTTGACCGATTTAGGAAAAGAAGAATTTGATATTCTTAAAAAGCGTTATAAAATCCTGTTTGAAGAACAGCTTCACATTTTAAATAAGATTATGAAAGATGTATATAAATAG
- a CDS encoding LLM class flavin-dependent oxidoreductase, with translation MKLSVLDQSPISKGQTAAEALQQTLQLAQYTEDLGYHRFWVAEHHNTNGLAGTSPEVLISRIASVTHSIRVGSGGILLPQYSPFKVAENFKTLEALFPGRIDLGMGRSPGGGKKTRLALTDGLEKPLSAFSRQVKQVHQFLHNDVPKGEDYFGVSARPLTNSLPQTWVLGLSELGARRAAVNSTGFTFGHFINPENEASALAAYRQNFKPSQHLTTPKVNVCIFAVCAETQDEAEELALSQDKWLLQVEKGLDTRIPSVQEVIDYQFSNDELQKLNDNRRRALIGTPHFVAEQLQELSESFQVDEFLIITNIFDFEAKKKSYRLLAEACKN, from the coding sequence ATGAAATTAAGTGTCCTTGACCAAAGTCCGATCTCAAAAGGACAAACGGCAGCAGAAGCATTGCAGCAGACACTTCAATTAGCTCAGTACACAGAGGACTTAGGGTATCACCGATTCTGGGTGGCTGAACATCATAACACCAATGGGCTGGCTGGTACGTCCCCTGAGGTCTTAATCAGCAGAATAGCTTCCGTGACTCATTCTATTCGGGTGGGGTCTGGTGGGATTCTTCTTCCTCAATATAGTCCTTTTAAGGTTGCCGAGAACTTCAAAACCTTAGAAGCCCTGTTTCCAGGTCGAATTGATCTTGGTATGGGGAGGTCTCCTGGAGGAGGGAAGAAAACGAGACTTGCTTTAACCGATGGGTTGGAAAAACCATTAAGTGCCTTCTCCAGGCAGGTGAAACAAGTTCACCAGTTCCTTCACAATGATGTTCCAAAAGGCGAAGATTATTTTGGAGTTTCCGCACGGCCATTAACTAACAGCCTGCCCCAGACCTGGGTACTGGGTCTTTCCGAGTTAGGAGCGAGAAGAGCTGCTGTAAATAGTACAGGTTTCACATTTGGACACTTTATCAATCCTGAAAACGAAGCTTCTGCACTTGCCGCTTACCGCCAAAACTTTAAACCGTCTCAACATTTGACAACACCGAAAGTGAACGTATGCATTTTTGCCGTTTGTGCGGAAACTCAGGATGAGGCAGAAGAATTAGCTTTAAGTCAGGATAAGTGGCTTCTTCAAGTTGAGAAAGGATTGGATACCCGGATTCCTTCTGTGCAGGAAGTCATCGATTATCAATTTTCAAACGACGAGCTGCAAAAACTAAATGATAACCGCAGGCGTGCTTTAATTGGCACTCCCCATTTTGTGGCAGAACAGCTTCAAGAGTTAAGTGAGTCCTTTCAAGTGGATGAGTTTCTAATTATCACGAATATTTTTGACTTTGAAGCAAAAAAGAAATCGTACAGGCTGCTTGCCGAGGCATGCAAAAATTGA
- a CDS encoding YjcZ family sporulation protein, with amino-acid sequence MGYGYGGGFALIVVLFILLVIVGAAWY; translated from the coding sequence ATGGGTTACGGTTATGGTGGAGGATTTGCGTTAATTGTAGTATTGTTTATTCTCCTTGTTATCGTCGGAGCAGCTTGGTATTAA
- a CDS encoding CvfB family protein, with protein MSLSIGSIQSVEVLKKITNGFIVTADSEELFLPDAEVNEEFEVGDTISVFIFPDKKGKLNATMSLPDITREAYGWAEVVETVPHLGVYVQIGIQKEILVSKDELPYIQKVWPQPGDDLFVSLEVDKKGRLLAEPISENEVMEDLIKAPDSLLHEEVAGRIYKSTKSGSFLLTEEGYRGFIHPHERKQEPRMGETIQGRVIDVKEDGTINVSLLSVKQDQMKDDSDQILAFLEEQGGTMYFHDKSSPEDIRQTFQISKAAFKRALGKLLKDDKIVMDEESTRLKK; from the coding sequence ATGTCATTATCGATCGGTTCTATTCAATCGGTGGAAGTTCTCAAGAAAATAACAAATGGATTTATCGTCACGGCTGACTCAGAGGAGTTATTTCTTCCAGATGCAGAAGTAAACGAAGAGTTTGAGGTAGGAGATACAATCTCCGTTTTTATTTTTCCTGACAAAAAAGGGAAACTAAATGCTACGATGTCTCTTCCAGACATAACAAGAGAGGCTTATGGGTGGGCAGAAGTAGTGGAAACAGTACCGCATTTAGGAGTATATGTACAAATTGGTATCCAAAAGGAAATCCTTGTTTCTAAAGATGAGCTTCCGTATATTCAAAAAGTATGGCCGCAGCCAGGTGATGATTTATTTGTAAGCCTGGAAGTGGACAAGAAGGGCAGACTTTTAGCTGAGCCCATTTCTGAAAATGAAGTAATGGAAGACTTAATAAAAGCCCCGGATTCCCTGCTTCATGAGGAAGTCGCAGGCAGGATATACAAATCAACGAAATCAGGATCCTTCCTGTTAACCGAAGAGGGATATAGAGGGTTTATCCACCCTCATGAAAGAAAACAAGAGCCAAGAATGGGTGAAACGATTCAAGGACGAGTGATTGACGTTAAAGAGGATGGGACAATCAATGTTTCTTTGCTTTCCGTAAAACAGGATCAGATGAAGGACGATTCTGACCAGATCCTTGCTTTCTTGGAGGAACAAGGCGGTACGATGTACTTTCATGATAAAAGCAGTCCAGAGGACATCCGGCAGACGTTCCAGATTAGCAAAGCTGCATTTAAAAGGGCGCTTGGCAAGCTCTTGAAGGACGATAAAATTGTCATGGATGAGGAAAGCACCCGGCTGAAGAAATAA